Genomic segment of Terriglobales bacterium:
AACCCCCACGGCCACGGGCACAACTACGCCCTGGAGGTCACCGTGGGGGGGCCGGTGGACCCGGCCACCGGCATGGTGTGCGACCTGGTCCAACTGGACGCCTTCGTGGCGCGCGAGATCCTGGAGCGGCTGGACCACGCCAACCTGAACACGCTGGCGTGCTTCCGCGGCATCGTGCCCACCACCGAGAACCTGTGCGTAGACATCTACCAGACCCTGGAGAACGGTTTCCGCGCGGCCAGCGTCG
This window contains:
- a CDS encoding 6-carboxytetrahydropterin synthase, which gives rise to MKAYLTRRYWFSASHRLHSEAMSEAENQRTYGKCNNPHGHGHNYALEVTVGGPVDPATGMVCDLVQLDAFVAREILERLDHANLNTLACFRGIVPTTENLCVDIYQTLENGFRAASVEKVRLEETMLNSFEYAGGREVRR